A single region of the Acetivibrio cellulolyticus CD2 genome encodes:
- a CDS encoding ABC transporter substrate-binding protein produces the protein MLRKWISMTLASFMVFSLLSGCVKSSEAKNTDATSKENIQSQNTPESTQIPDLNGAVIKIVTQGYDLIPTGGNETGDLNVRWFEDIQKKYNCKIEISKNEVSDEFILDLESAVAANQKYADFICVQTDIFFEAALRDLLESWDGVADTSSSKLIHNYNKDYAQSGLFDGKLYHIAIADTVKASDVIYFNKTIFKKYGIESPYDLVRKNQWNWENFRKIAKQATIDTDNDGVTDIWGISNLGHADRVAGFYFANRATLVQTTESGKIEVTIDDPAYIETMEFLRDLAQVDKSMQMTEKGPSWNEGAKLFASGKCAMTAHNSMSKGIKEGFQDELGCVPFPMGPKATTYTGGTPFMYGFMIPKNVDNLEDKAIVLLDWITNNPYLTKEENDTRRYNDVALYGSDLDIVDMFKIIDNQDMLFEFSRPLSSVEGFYDTTFNVISGKLTVQEAIKTQKARYQSKINELYSNRNK, from the coding sequence ATGTTGAGAAAATGGATTTCAATGACGTTGGCAAGTTTTATGGTATTTTCTTTATTATCAGGCTGTGTAAAAAGCAGTGAAGCTAAAAACACCGATGCTACAAGCAAAGAAAATATACAGTCACAAAACACCCCAGAGTCAACCCAAATACCTGATTTAAATGGAGCTGTTATTAAGATTGTAACACAGGGGTATGATCTGATTCCAACTGGTGGAAATGAAACTGGGGATTTAAATGTAAGATGGTTTGAAGATATTCAAAAAAAATATAACTGTAAAATTGAAATTAGCAAAAATGAAGTAAGCGATGAATTCATTTTAGATTTGGAATCAGCAGTAGCAGCCAATCAAAAATATGCAGATTTTATATGTGTTCAGACAGATATATTTTTTGAAGCTGCACTTAGAGACCTCTTAGAATCTTGGGATGGGGTGGCGGACACTTCCAGCTCAAAGCTTATACATAACTATAATAAGGATTATGCACAGTCAGGATTGTTTGATGGGAAATTATACCATATAGCAATAGCTGATACTGTAAAGGCTTCAGATGTTATCTATTTTAATAAAACTATTTTCAAAAAGTATGGTATTGAATCGCCCTATGATCTGGTGAGGAAAAATCAATGGAATTGGGAAAACTTCCGCAAAATTGCAAAGCAAGCTACGATCGACACAGATAATGATGGAGTGACTGATATCTGGGGAATTTCAAACCTTGGACATGCTGACCGTGTAGCAGGTTTCTATTTTGCAAACAGAGCTACTTTAGTCCAAACCACTGAAAGTGGTAAAATAGAAGTTACTATTGATGATCCTGCATATATTGAAACTATGGAGTTCTTGAGGGATCTGGCACAGGTTGATAAGTCCATGCAGATGACAGAGAAGGGACCATCGTGGAATGAAGGTGCTAAGTTGTTTGCTTCCGGAAAATGTGCAATGACAGCTCACAATTCTATGAGCAAAGGAATTAAGGAAGGATTTCAGGACGAGCTGGGCTGTGTTCCGTTCCCAATGGGGCCAAAAGCAACAACTTACACAGGAGGCACTCCATTCATGTATGGATTTATGATTCCAAAGAATGTTGATAATTTAGAGGATAAAGCTATTGTGTTGCTGGACTGGATTACCAATAATCCATACTTAACTAAAGAAGAGAATGACACACGTCGTTATAATGACGTTGCACTATATGGCAGTGACTTGGATATAGTTGATATGTTTAAGATTATTGACAATCAGGATATGCTTTTTGAGTTCTCCAGACCGTTAAGTAGCGTTGAAGGGTTTTATGACACCACATTTAATGTTATTTCCGGGAAACTGACTGTACAAGAAGCTATTAAGACACAAAAGGCTCGATATCAGTCAAAGATTAATGAATTGTATTCAAACAGAAATAAATAG
- a CDS encoding reverse transcriptase/maturase family protein: MFYNINHRILLRKLYRIGVKDKRIIEMIKKMLIAGYVYDKEKFQTEKGTVQGGCISPLLANVYLNDFDWMLGRMYHHPKSKHKKEDYSRRALKRKGIVPKCLIRYCDDWLIMTTMINEATRILKYLQKYYKYRLKLNLSKEKTLITSLEENRVKFLGYELLALPLDKINKVPNSAWGFVIIV, encoded by the coding sequence ATATTTTACAACATCAATCACAGGATACTTCTAAGAAAGCTATATAGGATAGGTGTAAAGGATAAAAGAATAATCGAAATGATTAAGAAAATGCTAATTGCCGGTTATGTATACGATAAAGAGAAGTTCCAAACAGAAAAGGGAACAGTCCAAGGTGGATGCATATCCCCATTACTTGCCAATGTATACCTTAATGATTTTGACTGGATGCTTGGAAGGATGTATCATCATCCAAAATCAAAACATAAGAAAGAAGACTATTCCAGAAGAGCCCTGAAAAGAAAAGGTATAGTTCCAAAGTGTTTGATACGGTATTGTGATGATTGGTTAATAATGACCACGATGATAAATGAAGCAACTCGAATATTGAAATACTTGCAAAAGTACTACAAATATAGGTTGAAATTAAACCTTTCCAAAGAAAAGACATTGATAACAAGCCTTGAAGAAAACAGAGTTAAATTTCTCGGCTATGAACTGCTAGCATTACCCCTTGATAAAATAAACAAGGTTCCAAATTCAGCATGGGGTTTTGTTATAATTGTCTAA
- a CDS encoding methyl-accepting chemotaxis protein gives MNSPIVLAHKLLIKLFTGSLKLLRATKIQVRIVASLLLISVLPLLLTSVISYTKSVNALETKISSSTVELATQLGNNIGNVVNNYENNLTEFAYNQMIAKSLENWDYISEDDQKAVIQQIVSITTAKFVRNKDIKYISIRSGTKELWSYGKYPFNPQDGYIVDKAVPVSDGLTEWFIYDQHIIINRNIGSQSVQKIGTDTKTYVGNVWMAVEEKVLVDIYKNSIVEPDSIGLILSSDGLVVSSGISDQVGKKYFEGKLIGHIKDSEKAGKSSFAADIGSRAYYVVFCKVPDTNWYIINALPQSYIKGTSIEIRNMILFLSVICLFFAFIISYLIAESIWVPLKKLIAAMKEVKSGNLVVDLFDAEKDEIGQVTRYFTDMITEVKRVVLDVYSSAGNVNNIAGNVSHSSKQLNSTIEQISLSSKHLACGATNQATNISQGVDNMNGLSDCISRVEENIESVINVVADSKNLSQNALEVVYHLNKRTEESDKASRKIVEDINSLMQDMSDIKTIIKIIATIAEKTNLLSLNASIEAAKAGEAGKGFGVVAQEVKKLAYQSKEASKKINNILSVIQEKTQQTVYTANIVGEAIKQQKFAVNETDKSFKTIYMCMDGIKQRMDGIETAAEEMLVFRDSSINTMQMISSVSEDTVAMSEELAASAYDQMSGSEELAKLSKEMYIMAQRLSDAVAIFKV, from the coding sequence ATGAATAGTCCCATAGTATTGGCACATAAACTCCTTATAAAATTATTTACCGGATCATTGAAGCTGCTGAGAGCCACAAAGATACAGGTAAGGATAGTGGCATCACTGCTGCTGATATCTGTTTTGCCTCTTCTTTTGACAAGTGTAATTTCCTACACAAAATCAGTAAATGCTCTGGAAACCAAAATTAGTTCATCTACTGTTGAATTGGCTACTCAGCTGGGAAACAATATTGGTAATGTAGTTAATAATTACGAAAACAATCTTACAGAATTTGCCTATAACCAAATGATTGCAAAGAGCTTAGAAAATTGGGATTATATAAGTGAAGATGATCAAAAAGCCGTAATCCAGCAAATTGTTAGTATTACAACAGCTAAATTTGTACGGAATAAGGATATTAAATATATTTCAATTAGAAGTGGTACAAAAGAGCTGTGGAGTTATGGAAAATATCCTTTTAATCCGCAGGATGGATATATAGTGGATAAAGCAGTACCTGTAAGTGATGGCCTGACTGAATGGTTTATATATGACCAACATATTATTATAAATCGGAACATTGGTTCGCAGTCAGTCCAGAAAATCGGAACAGATACAAAAACTTATGTAGGAAACGTATGGATGGCAGTTGAGGAAAAAGTATTGGTTGATATTTATAAAAATTCAATTGTTGAACCTGATTCGATCGGTTTAATTTTATCTTCTGATGGTTTGGTTGTTTCTAGTGGAATTTCAGATCAAGTCGGAAAAAAATACTTTGAAGGAAAATTAATTGGACATATAAAAGATAGTGAGAAAGCAGGAAAAAGTTCTTTTGCTGCCGATATCGGATCTAGGGCTTACTATGTGGTATTTTGTAAAGTTCCGGATACTAATTGGTATATAATTAATGCCCTGCCTCAATCCTATATCAAAGGTACGTCAATTGAAATCAGGAATATGATACTGTTTTTATCTGTTATATGTTTATTCTTTGCATTTATAATTTCATACCTTATAGCTGAGAGCATATGGGTGCCTTTAAAAAAATTAATTGCTGCTATGAAAGAGGTAAAGAGCGGCAACCTTGTTGTTGATTTATTTGATGCCGAAAAAGATGAAATCGGGCAGGTAACAAGATACTTCACAGATATGATAACCGAAGTAAAGAGGGTGGTTTTAGATGTTTATTCTTCAGCGGGTAATGTGAACAACATTGCAGGAAATGTATCGCATTCTTCCAAGCAGCTAAACTCAACAATAGAGCAAATCTCACTATCGTCCAAACATTTGGCGTGTGGTGCTACAAATCAAGCTACTAATATATCACAGGGAGTAGACAATATGAATGGTTTGTCTGATTGTATCAGCAGAGTTGAAGAGAATATTGAATCTGTTATAAATGTGGTAGCGGATTCAAAGAATCTAAGTCAGAATGCTCTCGAGGTTGTTTATCATTTAAATAAGAGGACAGAAGAATCAGATAAGGCTTCACGGAAGATAGTAGAGGACATAAATAGTCTTATGCAGGACATGTCAGACATTAAGACTATTATAAAAATTATTGCAACAATTGCAGAGAAGACAAACTTGTTGTCGTTAAATGCGAGCATTGAGGCGGCAAAAGCAGGCGAAGCGGGTAAGGGTTTTGGAGTTGTCGCACAGGAGGTTAAAAAACTAGCTTATCAGTCAAAAGAGGCTTCGAAAAAAATAAATAATATTCTTAGCGTAATCCAGGAAAAAACACAGCAGACAGTTTATACAGCAAATATTGTAGGAGAAGCAATAAAACAGCAAAAGTTTGCAGTAAATGAAACTGACAAGTCTTTTAAAACAATTTATATGTGCATGGATGGAATAAAGCAGCGCATGGATGGAATTGAAACTGCAGCTGAAGAAATGCTGGTATTTAGGGATAGCTCAATTAACACCATGCAGATGATATCATCAGTATCGGAAGATACAGTAGCAATGTCCGAAGAGTTAGCAGCAAGTGCCTATGATCAGATGTCAGGTAGTGAGGAACTCGCGAAGCTGTCAAAGGAAATGTATATAATGGCACAAAGGCTTAGCGATGCCGTAGCAATATTTAAAGTGTGA
- a CDS encoding group II intron maturase-specific domain-containing protein yields MGNDYRIQKLKEFVRGWINYFSEAEMKKLVGETDEWLRRRIRAIYWKQWKKVKTRYRMLKALKLPEGKVHEMANCRKGCWRAAKMLNGALTNKIIARLGYITMSDYYLKICEN; encoded by the coding sequence TTGGGGAATGATTACCGAATACAAAAACTTAAGGAGTTTGTTAGAGGATGGATTAACTACTTTAGTGAGGCGGAGATGAAGAAATTAGTAGGAGAAACTGACGAATGGCTACGAAGAAGAATTAGGGCTATCTATTGGAAACAATGGAAGAAGGTTAAAACGAGGTATCGCATGCTGAAAGCGTTGAAACTACCAGAAGGTAAGGTGCACGAAATGGCAAACTGTCGCAAGGGTTGTTGGAGAGCGGCGAAGATGCTAAACGGTGCACTAACAAATAAAATAATAGCCAGATTGGGGTATATCACCATGTCTGACTATTATCTGAAAATCTGTGAAAACTGA